A stretch of Elephas maximus indicus isolate mEleMax1 chromosome 27, mEleMax1 primary haplotype, whole genome shotgun sequence DNA encodes these proteins:
- the EOMES gene encoding eomesodermin homolog isoform X1 translates to MQLGEQLLVSSVNLPGAHFYPLESARGGSGGSAGHIPGAAPSPQRLDLDKAPKKFSGSLSCEAGSGESTASSAGAPGAMLSDADAGDAFASAAAVAKPGPPDGRKSSPCGEEELPSAAAAAAAAATSRYSMDTLSSERYYLQSPGPQGSELAAPCSLFPYQAAAGAPHGSVYPAPNGARYPYSSMLPPGGFPAAVCPPGRAQFGPGAGSGSGAGGSGGGGGGPGAYQYTQGAPLYGPYSGAAAAGSCGGLGGLGVPGSSFRAHVYLCNRPLWLKFHRHQTEMIITKQGRRMFPFLSFNINGLNPTAHYNVFVEVVLADPNHWRFQGGKWVTCGKADNNMQGNKMYVHPESPNTGSHWMRQEISFGKLKLTNNKGANNNNTQMIVLQSLHKYQPRLHIVEVTEDGVEDLNEPSKAQTFTFSETQFIAVTAYQNTDITQLKIDHNPFAKGFRDNYDSMYTASENDSLTPSPTDSPRSHQIVPGGRYGVQSFFPEPFVNTLPQARYYNGERTVPQTNGLLSPQQSEEVANPPQRWLVTPVQQPGTNKLDIGSYESEYTSSTLLPYGIKSLPLQTSHALGYYPDPTFPAMAGWGGRGSYQRKMAAGLPWTSRTSPPVFSEDQLPKEKVKEEISSSWIETPPSIKSLDSNDSGVYTSACKRRRLSPSTSSNENSPSIKCEDINAEEYSKDTSKGMGGYYAFYTTP, encoded by the exons ATGCAGTTAGGGGAGCAGCTCTTGGTGAGCTCAGTGAACCTGCCTGGCGCGCACTTCTACCCGCTGGAGAGTGCGCGAGGCGGAAGCGGAGGAAGTGCTGGCCACATCCCCGGCGCTGCCCCCTCACCTCAGAGGCTGGACTTAGACAAAGCGCCCAAGAAGTTCTCTGGCAGCCTCTCGTGCGAGGCGGGGAGCGGGGAGTCCACAGCCAGCAGCGCGGGGGCCCCCGGGGCCATGCTCAGTGACGCCGACGCCGGAGACGCCTTCGCCAGCGCCGCGGCAGTGGCCAAGCCAGGGCCCCCGGACGGCCGCAAGAGCTCCCCCTGCGGGGAGGAGGAGCTGCCCTCGGCCGCTGCTGCAGCCGCCGCCGCTGCCACCTCGCGCTACTCCATGGACACCCTGAGCTCGGAGCGCTACTACCTACAGTCCCCTGGGCCTCAGGGCTCAGAGCTGGCCGCGCCCTGCTCACTCTTCCCCTACCAGGCGGCTGCTGGGGCGCCCCACGGGTCCGTCTACCCGGCCCCCAACGGGGCGCGCTACCCCTACAGCTCCATGCTGCCCCCCGGTGGCTTCCCCGCGGCTGTATGCCCACCTGGGAGGGCGCAGTTCGGCCCGGGAGCCGGTTCTGGCAGCGGCGCGGGGGGCAGCGGCGGTGGAGGAGGCGGCCCAGGAGCCTATCAGTACACCCAGGGGGCTCCGCTCTATGGGCCATATTCCGGGGCGGCAGCGGCGGGTTCTTGCGGAGGACTGGGGGGCCTAGGGGTTCCGGGTTCCAGCTTCCGTGCTCATGTCTACCTGTGCAACCGGCCTCTGTGGCTCAAATTTCACCGCCACCAAACCGAGATGATCATTACGAAACAGGGCAG GCGCATGTTTCCTTTCTTGAGCTTCAATATAAACGGACTCAATCCTACCGCCCACTACAACGTGTTCGTAGAGGTGGTGCTGGCAGACCCCAACCATTGGCGCTTCCAGGGGGGCAAATGGGTAACCTGTGGCAAAGCCGACAATAACATGCAGG GCAACAAAATGTATGTTCACCCAGAGTCTCCTAATACTGGTTCCCACTGGATGAGGCAGGAGATTTCCTTTGGGAAATTAAAACTCACCAATAACAAAGGcgcaaataacaacaacacccAG ATGATAGTCTTACAGTCTTTACACAAGTACCAGCCGCGACTGCACATTGTTGAGGTTACAGAGGATGGCGTGGAGGACTTGAACGAGCCCTCAAAGGCTCAGACCTTTACCTTCTCAGAAACACAGTTCATTGCCGTGACTGCCTACCAGAACACCGAT ATTACTCAACTAAAGATTGACCATAACCCCTTTGCAAAAGGCTTCAGGGACAACTATGATTC CATGTACACCGCTTCCGAAAATGACAGCCTAACTCCGTCTCCCACGGATTCTCCTAGATCCCATCAGATTGTCCCCGGAGGTCGGTACGGCGTTCAGTCCTTCTTCCCGGAGCCCTTTGTCAACACTTTACCTCAAGCCCGATATTATAATGGCGAGAGAACCGTGCCACAGACCAACGGCCTCCTTTCACCCCAACAGAGCGAAGAGGTGGCCAACCCTCCCCAGCGATGGCTTGTCACGCCTGTCCAGCAACCCGGGACCAACAAACTAGACATCGGGTCCTATGAATCTGAATATACTTCTAGCACCTTGCTCCCATATGGTATTAAATCCTTGCCCCTCCAGACGTCCCATGCCCTGGGGTATTACCCTGACCCCACCTTCCCTGCTATGGCAGGGTGGGGAGGTCGAGGTTCTTATCAGAGGAAGATGGCGGCTGGACTACCATGGACCTCCAGAACGAGCCCCCCTGTATTCTCGGAAGATCAACTCCCCAAGGagaaagtcaaagaagaaattagctCCTCGTGGATAGAGACACCCCCTTCCATCAAGTCTCTAGATTCCAACGATTCAGGGGTATATACCAGTGCTTGTAAGCGAAGGCGGCTGTCTCCTAGCACCTCCAGTAATGAAAATTCTCCCTCCATAAAGTGTGAGGACATTAATGCCGAAGAGTACAGTAAAGACACCTCAAAAGGCATGGGGGGATATTATGCTTTTTACACGACTCCCTAA
- the EOMES gene encoding eomesodermin homolog isoform X2, giving the protein MQLGEQLLVSSVNLPGAHFYPLESARGGSGGSAGHIPGAAPSPQRLDLDKAPKKFSGSLSCEAGSGESTASSAGAPGAMLSDADAGDAFASAAAVAKPGPPDGRKSSPCGEEELPSAAAAAAAAATSRYSMDTLSSERYYLQSPGPQGSELAAPCSLFPYQAAAGAPHGSVYPAPNGARYPYSSMLPPGGFPAAVCPPGRAQFGPGAGSGSGAGGSGGGGGGPGAYQYTQGAPLYGPYSGAAAAGSCGGLGGLGVPGSSFRAHVYLCNRPLWLKFHRHQTEMIITKQGRRMFPFLSFNINGLNPTAHYNVFVEVVLADPNHWRFQGGKWVTCGKADNNMQGNKMYVHPESPNTGSHWMRQEISFGKLKLTNNKGANNNNTQMIVLQSLHKYQPRLHIVEVTEDGVEDLNEPSKAQTFTFSETQFIAVTAYQNTDITQLKIDHNPFAKGFRDNYDSSHQIVPGGRYGVQSFFPEPFVNTLPQARYYNGERTVPQTNGLLSPQQSEEVANPPQRWLVTPVQQPGTNKLDIGSYESEYTSSTLLPYGIKSLPLQTSHALGYYPDPTFPAMAGWGGRGSYQRKMAAGLPWTSRTSPPVFSEDQLPKEKVKEEISSSWIETPPSIKSLDSNDSGVYTSACKRRRLSPSTSSNENSPSIKCEDINAEEYSKDTSKGMGGYYAFYTTP; this is encoded by the exons ATGCAGTTAGGGGAGCAGCTCTTGGTGAGCTCAGTGAACCTGCCTGGCGCGCACTTCTACCCGCTGGAGAGTGCGCGAGGCGGAAGCGGAGGAAGTGCTGGCCACATCCCCGGCGCTGCCCCCTCACCTCAGAGGCTGGACTTAGACAAAGCGCCCAAGAAGTTCTCTGGCAGCCTCTCGTGCGAGGCGGGGAGCGGGGAGTCCACAGCCAGCAGCGCGGGGGCCCCCGGGGCCATGCTCAGTGACGCCGACGCCGGAGACGCCTTCGCCAGCGCCGCGGCAGTGGCCAAGCCAGGGCCCCCGGACGGCCGCAAGAGCTCCCCCTGCGGGGAGGAGGAGCTGCCCTCGGCCGCTGCTGCAGCCGCCGCCGCTGCCACCTCGCGCTACTCCATGGACACCCTGAGCTCGGAGCGCTACTACCTACAGTCCCCTGGGCCTCAGGGCTCAGAGCTGGCCGCGCCCTGCTCACTCTTCCCCTACCAGGCGGCTGCTGGGGCGCCCCACGGGTCCGTCTACCCGGCCCCCAACGGGGCGCGCTACCCCTACAGCTCCATGCTGCCCCCCGGTGGCTTCCCCGCGGCTGTATGCCCACCTGGGAGGGCGCAGTTCGGCCCGGGAGCCGGTTCTGGCAGCGGCGCGGGGGGCAGCGGCGGTGGAGGAGGCGGCCCAGGAGCCTATCAGTACACCCAGGGGGCTCCGCTCTATGGGCCATATTCCGGGGCGGCAGCGGCGGGTTCTTGCGGAGGACTGGGGGGCCTAGGGGTTCCGGGTTCCAGCTTCCGTGCTCATGTCTACCTGTGCAACCGGCCTCTGTGGCTCAAATTTCACCGCCACCAAACCGAGATGATCATTACGAAACAGGGCAG GCGCATGTTTCCTTTCTTGAGCTTCAATATAAACGGACTCAATCCTACCGCCCACTACAACGTGTTCGTAGAGGTGGTGCTGGCAGACCCCAACCATTGGCGCTTCCAGGGGGGCAAATGGGTAACCTGTGGCAAAGCCGACAATAACATGCAGG GCAACAAAATGTATGTTCACCCAGAGTCTCCTAATACTGGTTCCCACTGGATGAGGCAGGAGATTTCCTTTGGGAAATTAAAACTCACCAATAACAAAGGcgcaaataacaacaacacccAG ATGATAGTCTTACAGTCTTTACACAAGTACCAGCCGCGACTGCACATTGTTGAGGTTACAGAGGATGGCGTGGAGGACTTGAACGAGCCCTCAAAGGCTCAGACCTTTACCTTCTCAGAAACACAGTTCATTGCCGTGACTGCCTACCAGAACACCGAT ATTACTCAACTAAAGATTGACCATAACCCCTTTGCAAAAGGCTTCAGGGACAACTATGATTC ATCCCATCAGATTGTCCCCGGAGGTCGGTACGGCGTTCAGTCCTTCTTCCCGGAGCCCTTTGTCAACACTTTACCTCAAGCCCGATATTATAATGGCGAGAGAACCGTGCCACAGACCAACGGCCTCCTTTCACCCCAACAGAGCGAAGAGGTGGCCAACCCTCCCCAGCGATGGCTTGTCACGCCTGTCCAGCAACCCGGGACCAACAAACTAGACATCGGGTCCTATGAATCTGAATATACTTCTAGCACCTTGCTCCCATATGGTATTAAATCCTTGCCCCTCCAGACGTCCCATGCCCTGGGGTATTACCCTGACCCCACCTTCCCTGCTATGGCAGGGTGGGGAGGTCGAGGTTCTTATCAGAGGAAGATGGCGGCTGGACTACCATGGACCTCCAGAACGAGCCCCCCTGTATTCTCGGAAGATCAACTCCCCAAGGagaaagtcaaagaagaaattagctCCTCGTGGATAGAGACACCCCCTTCCATCAAGTCTCTAGATTCCAACGATTCAGGGGTATATACCAGTGCTTGTAAGCGAAGGCGGCTGTCTCCTAGCACCTCCAGTAATGAAAATTCTCCCTCCATAAAGTGTGAGGACATTAATGCCGAAGAGTACAGTAAAGACACCTCAAAAGGCATGGGGGGATATTATGCTTTTTACACGACTCCCTAA